One Ensifer adhaerens genomic window, TAGCGCCGACGCAGACCGTCATCGGGTCAATCCCCACTGTCGACAACGGCGATGACGTCGGTCAGGGTGCGGCCTGGGGAACCGGCAGCGCTGACGGCGGCGGCCTCATCCAGGTACCGATTGCCGTCCTTGCTTCGCTTACCAACAGCGGTGCTGGCGGCGCCGGCGGCAATCCGACCTCCAGTGGCGATCAAACCAGCACGAGCGGCGGCAACACCGCAGGCGTAGACGCGAGCACCACTGGTACGCAGACGACAACGTTGCTCGCCGACCAAGGTGCGACGATCATCGCGGGCATGGGCGGAGCTGGCGGCAGCGGCAATGCGGCCCTCGGTGGCGATATTTCCGCCGCGCTGGTTCATTCGAACCCGGTCGCGGAAACCACCACGACGACCACCACCACGGCGGTCTCGACTGTTCTCGACAATTTCGACAACAGCTTCGGCGGCAACATCAGCGACATCGGTATCTGAGTCGCTCGACAAGGATCGCCGGCCTGGCCGGCGATCCTCCTTTCACCTGTGTCGCGGCGCATAATAGACGCTCCGCAACTGTTGAGTTGCATTTGGCCACGGATCGAGCCCGAGCGAAGGAAGCCTGAAACAACCAAGCCGACCGCATCAGCATCGATCATGCCGACCCGATCGAGATCCGATAATGACGACGAATCCGGCAGGGGCGCAGCATTCTCCAACCCACCTGGTCCTGGCACTCAAGGCCTGCACGGGGGCGTTCCTGCTGGTCTTTCTCTACAGCTGCGCCTACAACCTGTTCCTGCTCGCTCCCTCCATCTACCTGCTGCAGATTTACGATCGCGTCCTGTCGAGCCGCAGCGCCGACACGCTGCTCATGCTGACACTCATCATCGCGGCGGCGGTGTTGGTCGGCTCGATCCTGGATATCGTCCGGCGCGCCGCGTTGTCGCGGATCGGCAGTTGGCTCGATCACCGCTTGCGGCCGGTGGTGCTGACGGCATGCTTCGAGTACGGCGCCCGCGCGGAAACGGGCCTCGCCAACGACTGCTATCGGGACCTGTCGATCCTGCGCCAGTTCCTCGACGCCCCGGCCAGCTCGCTGCTTTTCGACATTCCGTGGGCGCCGATCTTCCTTCTGCTGCTGTTCCTGGTCCATCCGTTGCTCGGAACCATCGGGCTATTCACCGCGCTCGCCTTGCTGCTGCTCGCCATCGTGACGGAATTCTCGACCCGGCAGCCGTTGATGAATGCGAACCTGGCGCTCTCCCGCAGCCACATGCGTTTCGCGACGGCGTTGCGCTACATCCAGGTCATCCGCGCGATGAACATGCAGAACGGCGCCGCCCAGCTCGTCTATCGCGACGCGGAGACCGCACGGCAAGCGCAAGACGATGCGATGAGACGCACCGAGACCATTCTCGGGCTCTCGAAATCCGTGCGCATGCTGGCGCAGATCCTGATGATGGGGTCCGCAGCCTGGCTCGTCCTGGAGGAAAGCGGAAACCCCGGCATCATCTTCGTCTCCAGCCTGCTTCTTGGTCGCGGACTTGCGCCGCTCGAAGGCGCGATCGGCGCCTGGCGCGCCGTTGCCTTCGCCTATGCCGCGTTCAATCGCATCAACAAGATGCTGATCTCGATCGCGTCGCAGGACAGCGCGCGCACGATACCGATGCCCGAAGCGGGCGGCCTGGTGCTCGACCACGTCGGCTACATGCTTCCTTCGGGCAACCGTCAGATACTGAATGCCGTTACCCTGCGGCTGGCGCCGGGCGACTGTCTTGCGCTGATCGGCCCATCCGGTTCCGGAAAGTCGACGCTTGGCCGCATCGTTGCGGGCATACAGCCGACGACTGTCGGCAGCGCCCTTCTCGGTGGCGTCGATATCTCCGCCCTTCGGCTCGGCGGCGGCACGCATCATATCGGTTACCTCCCGCAGGACATCGAGCTTTTCGGTGGCGCGGTGAAGGACGTCGTCGGACGGCTGGAAGGAACCGACGTCGGCAAGGTGATCGAAGCGGCAAAGCTTGTCGGGCTGCACGATGCGATCATGCAGCTGCCGCAGGGCTACGAGACGGATATCGGCGATGGCGGCGCGACCCTGCTTCGGGCTCAACGCCAACAGGTGGGCCTGGCGCGCGCCGTTTATGGCAATCCCGCACTCGTCGTGCTCGACGATCCCAACTCCAGTCTGGATTATGAAGGCGAACGCCGATTGTTTGCAGCAATCGCCCGCATGCGGGCCATGGGGATGATGATCATCATCATCACGCACCGCATGGGTATTCTGCCGGCGACCAACAAGATCGCGATCATGCGCAATGGCACGATCGAAGCCTTCGGCGACAGCGACTGGGTCTTCGACACCTATCTGCAGCCACCGGCCCGAGCGGGCACGTGAGGAGGGAGGCGCGAGGAAGATGGAGCTCATCAAATCCGACCCGGCCCGCCGCGGACCTGAAATCGAAGGCTATGCCTGCGACGCCAAGGGCTTGGCCG contains:
- a CDS encoding PE-PGRS family protein, whose product is MPITFATSDTINLTNPIAGDANAGNGGDGTNNGDINFNPTVTVAPTQTVIGSIPTVDNGDDVGQGAAWGTGSADGGGLIQVPIAVLASLTNSGAGGAGGNPTSSGDQTSTSGGNTAGVDASTTGTQTTTLLADQGATIIAGMGGAGGSGNAALGGDISAALVHSNPVAETTTTTTTTAVSTVLDNFDNSFGGNISDIGI
- a CDS encoding type I secretion system permease/ATPase, which produces MTTNPAGAQHSPTHLVLALKACTGAFLLVFLYSCAYNLFLLAPSIYLLQIYDRVLSSRSADTLLMLTLIIAAAVLVGSILDIVRRAALSRIGSWLDHRLRPVVLTACFEYGARAETGLANDCYRDLSILRQFLDAPASSLLFDIPWAPIFLLLLFLVHPLLGTIGLFTALALLLLAIVTEFSTRQPLMNANLALSRSHMRFATALRYIQVIRAMNMQNGAAQLVYRDAETARQAQDDAMRRTETILGLSKSVRMLAQILMMGSAAWLVLEESGNPGIIFVSSLLLGRGLAPLEGAIGAWRAVAFAYAAFNRINKMLISIASQDSARTIPMPEAGGLVLDHVGYMLPSGNRQILNAVTLRLAPGDCLALIGPSGSGKSTLGRIVAGIQPTTVGSALLGGVDISALRLGGGTHHIGYLPQDIELFGGAVKDVVGRLEGTDVGKVIEAAKLVGLHDAIMQLPQGYETDIGDGGATLLRAQRQQVGLARAVYGNPALVVLDDPNSSLDYEGERRLFAAIARMRAMGMMIIIITHRMGILPATNKIAIMRNGTIEAFGDSDWVFDTYLQPPARAGT